Sequence from the Thermocoleostomius sinensis A174 genome:
GCTTGCCAAAAGTCCATTTTGCGCTCAAGGATCAGCGGAAAGACAAGCCCATAAGCAACCGCCAAATAGATCCCTGGAATAATCAGCAGCAGAAAGCCGAGAACAATTAAAATCGAAGTGACGAGTCTAGCTAGCAGCAGGGGAAGAAAGTAGTGAAAGCCCCGAAAGAAGTCGCTAAAGCTTGTCAATCGCTGTTTGGCAAGCTTAAGGGCAACTAAATAAAACCCAGCTTCTAACGCTGGAGAAACAATAAAGCTCGCAGCATTCAGCAGAGGCGCAATGCCAGTTGAAGGACGATTAGTAGACGGATCAACCGAGGCGGGGTCCAGAATAGCGGCAATGATGGCGAGGGCGATCGGAATAACGAACACAAAAATCGCAGTAAAGCCAATGAAACTCCCTAGCTTTTGCTGCAACAGATCCCAGCCGCGCCCTAGATAGCTGCTGATGTCTGTCGCATATCCTTCTCGAATGAGAGAATCAATGCTTTTAGGACTCTCGTTAGGACTCTCGCGGTAGGACATGCCTAAACTCCCACTGGTTGCCCGAACCAACGCGCTCGACCAAATTATACTTCGCCGCTCACGGAACTGGAAGAAAAGTTCACATCTCAACAAGACGTTGATTCGGTGATCGATTCTGTTACTGCCCCAGAAATAGGAACAGATGAAACAGATGAAGATGTTTGCATTTCATGGAGTGGTTGCCATCCAGCTTGCCAGAGCGATCGTTTTTTCAATTGTTGAGCATTAATCCAAAATCGAACCGACGGATCACAAGCGGCCACCAGTTCAGCAAATACCCACTGTCCTTGATTTTTACGATTCATTACCTGAAAATGCCGCCATCCCCAGGTTGGTTGCTGTGCTGTCCATTTGGACCCAACTAAATGCGGGAACTTTTGCTTCTTAGACATTTGTTAACGTTTAAGGAATATTTGAATCTGCCTTATTTGTCATCTTAATCAATGCCAAAAATATCAGAAATTCGTGGGTCAATCAGTCCCCGATTTAGGTAATGTTCGGTTATGCTGAGTTCATTAGAATGGCTGAACTTGCTTGACCTGCAATCTAGCTACGTTAAAAATCAATTGAACTTGCTGCCTGACTTGTTGTGAAGCCTATATTTTTGTCGAATCCGTGCAACTACTCTACTTTGAGCTTATCCTGTACTCATGTGCCGTTTATTCGGGACATAAAACTGGAAAAAGTGATAGCAATTTTTGTGAGAAAAGTTACAATCGGAGAGGTCTCAACAAAATTCAGAGGCAGTGAAGTTCCGCACTGGTGCTTTTCCCAGTCTTTCTGGCGAGAAGCGATCGTGCCTCTTAAGGTTGATTGCAGGGAACTGAGGTTTTTGACGGATTGGCGTCCATTGGCAATTCAGTGATTGAATCAAGTTATTGGAACGCTATTGAGGTCGTGATATTCCCTAAATTAATACTGTTAACCTGATCGTTTGACACAAGGAGCATGAGGAGCGCGGCATGACCCAGGCTAACGACGTACTCGAAACCATTGACCCGTCTGAGAGTGATTTTGAGGGACTCTTAATAGATGAAGGAGATGATCGAGACGATATTTTTGATGCACAGCCTGACGAAGAGGACGGTAAAGAGGGAAAAGGTTCTTCTCGCCGTCGAACCCAAGCAAAGAAAAAGCATTACACCGAAGATTCGATTCGACTCTATCTCCAAGAAATTGGTAGAATCCGACTGTTGCGTGCCGACGAAGAAATTGAACTAGCTCGCAAAATTGCGGATTTGTTGGAGTTGGAACGGGTTCGAGATCGGTTGTGCGAACGCTTGGAGCGTAGCCCACAGGACCTTGAAAAGGAACTAGAGCTTTGGGCGAATGAGGTGAATCAACCTCTCCCTAAGTTCCGCAGGCGCCTGCATGAGGGACGACGGGCTAAGGAAAAGATGGTGCAATCTAACCTGCGGTTGGTTGTCTCAATCGCTAAAAAGTACATGAATCGAGGATTGTCCTTTCAAGATCTCATCCAAGAGGGCAGCTTGGGGTTGATTCGAGCCGCTGAAAAGTTTGACCACGAGAAAGGCTACAAGTTTTCAACCTATGCTACGTGGTGGATTCGTCAAGCTATTACTCGGGCCATTGCCGATCAATCTCGGACAATTCGGCTTCCGGTTCACCTTTATGAAACTATCTCTCGAATTAAGAAAACAACCAAATTGCTGTCTCAGGAAATGGGGCGTAAGCCGACTGAAGAAGAGATTGCAACTCGCATGGAGATGACAATCGAGAAGCTGCGGTTTATTGCTAAGTCCGCTCAATTACCGATCTCACTGGAAACGCCGATCGGGAAAGAGGAAGACTCTCGCTTGGGAGATTTTATAGAATCTGACGGTGAAACTCCAGAAGATCAAGTTTCAAAAAATCTACTACGGGAAGATTTAGAGAGTGTCCTGGGAACACTCAGTCCTCGCGAGCGGGATGTGCTGCGGTTACGCTATGGACTGGATGATGGCCGAATGAAGACTCTAGAGGAGATTGGACAGATCTTCAACGTCACCCGCGAGCGCATTCGCCAAATAGAGGCCAAGGCTTTACGCAAATTGCGTCATCCGAATCGTAACAGTGTTTTGAAGGAGTATATCCGTTAATTAGATCAACAATTTTATAAAGTTTATGGGGCAGGAATTTCCTGCCCTATTTTTGTTTGCCTCACTAATCTCTGATTAGGTCAAAGTTAAGTTTCCCATCGACCCACTATATGAATTGATTCACTGCTTCTCCATTCAACGGTTTTGGCAGTCGCACTGCCACACTTCTGCTTTCGTTTCTACTTTGCTTCCATCCAGTTTTCCCCAGCGCGTACTTCAACCTTGAGCGGCACACTCAAGTCCACTGCCGATTCCATCGTGTCTTTAATGTGAGGTTGCAACTGCTGCCAATCTTCCGGATGGACTTCAAAGACGAGTTCATCGTGTACTTGCAGCAATAGGTGAGCGCGATAGGATTTCAGCAGTTCGTGCAGTTTTACCATGGCAATTTTAATGATATCGGCGCTGGAGCCTTGAATGGGAGCGTTGGCAGCAGCGCGCAGTAGCTGCGCATCGTACTGATCGCGGAATTTAATTTTGCTTAGATCAATATCGTTGGGGTTCTTGCCCCGCAATGACTTCAGGTTGTTGCTGGCAAAGTTGAAATAGCGCCGCCGACCTTTGATTGTTGTGACATAACCATTGCCGATCGCTTCTCGTTGCATTTGTTGCAAATAGGCAAAGACATTGGAATATTCTTGGTTAAAGCGTTCAATAAAGACTTTGGCTTCAGAGGTAGACGAACCCGATTCACGGGCAAATCGCTGGGCACCCATGCCATAGATGACACCGAAGTTAATCACTTTTGCCAGACGCCGTTCCTCGGGTGTGATTTCGTCTTTTTGGAACAACAAGCGAGCCGTTAGTGCGTGAATATCCTGATTGTTTTTGTAGGTTTCTAGTAGCACGGGTTCTTGGCTCAGGTGGGCTAGAATCCGCAGTTCAATTTGTGAATAGTCTGCCGCCACGATGAGCCAATTTGGTTCGGGAATAAATGCAGCCCGAATCTGCCGACTAAATGCTGTGCGAATCGGAATATTTTGCAAATTGGGATTGGAGGAAGACAGTCGCCCGGTGGTCGTAATTGCCTGGTTAAAGTCTGTATGAACTCGTTGCGTGTCCGATCGAATCAAGTTGGGCAACGCATCTACGTAGGTAGACTTGAGTTTAGACAACGTGCGATGTTCAATCACACTACTCACGACTGTGTATTGCCGCTGTTTTTCTGTCAAAGCGTCTGATTGATTGCTCTGTTTTAGCGTTTCAATTTCTGCCTCAAGGCGATTTTGCAGTTTTTCTAATGTGGCTGCGTCGGTAGAATATCCAGTTTTGGTTTTGCGCGACAACTTGCGATCGAGTCCTAGTTTTTCAAACAGCAATTCTGCAAGTTGCTTGGGAGAACCAAGGCTAAATTTATCGCCGGCTGCTTCGTAGGCCTGTTGTTCGATTGTGTGGAGGTCTTGCTCTAGGCGCTTGGAAAACTGTTGAAGATAGGTGCGATCGACGCGAATGCCTGTGTATTCCATTTCGGCCAGAACAGGCTCTAGCGGTTGCTCAATGTCTAAGAGCAGTTCGTAGAGATGCGGAATTGCCTGTAGCTCCGATCGCAACTTGGGGACGAGTTGGAAGGCGACATAGGCATCCATGCCACAGTAGTTGGCCACAGACTGCACATCTAGATCGGCGATTGTTTTGCCTTTGGGGACTAAATTCTCATAGCTTTGAGACAGCAGATTCAGATACTTTAGGCCCAAATCTCCCAAATTATGGCTATTTTCTGGATTTAATACATAGCTAGCCAGCATCGTATCAAACACTACGCCACGCAGGGTAATCCCTTGACAACGAAGCACGAGGCGATCGAATTTGGCATTTTGTAGCACTTTGGGATAGTCGGCGCTTTCCAAAATTGGACGTAGGGCATCGAGCACCAACCCTTTGTCGAGGTTGGTGCCTTCGCGATGGTTGATTGGAATATAAGCCATGTCCGATCGCCCCGTTCCCCAACAGCAACCAATTCCTACCAATTCTGCGTCTCGGGGTTCTAGTGCGGTCGTTTCGGTATCCCAAGCAACCGGATTAGAAGTATCTTTGTGCGTGACAAGGGTGTTGACCAGAGCGGTTAGCTTTTCAGGAGAGTCAACAATCTGCGGCAAAATGGTAGCGGTGGTGGCTCGTTGGCTAGCTTCGGTTTCTTCAGCCGTAAAGAAGTCTAGGTCGTCGTCAACATCAAACTCAACTGCTTGGTTGGAATCAGTCCGAGTCGAATCGTCTGAGGAAGACTCTTCCTCCATGAGTTTTCCACCCAAAAGTTGCTGAATGTGGTTAATGCGGCTAGCAAATTGCCGAAATTCTAGTTTCTCTAACAGTGGGGCTAGGGCTTCTACATCAAAGCCCTTTAGTTTGAAGTCGTCTAAGCTCAAAATCACTGGCACATCCAAATGAATTTGGGCCATGTACTGCGAATGTAGGGCGGATTCTTTGCCCTCCTCCAATCTTTTTCTGACCGCACCTTTAATTTGATCCAATGAAGCATACACATGCTCCAACGACCCGTAGGTATTGAGGAGTTGCACGGCCGTTTTATCGCCAATGCCCTTGACACCGGGAATATTATCAGACGGATCGCCACATAGTGCTTTATAGTCAACCACCTGCGAGGGCAGGATGCCCATCTTTTGTTTGACTTGCTCTAACCCAAATTCCTTAGGAGGGGGAGTGCCTTTACCGAAGGTTGTACTGAGGTAGAGTACGGTAATGTGCTGCTGCGGATCAACTAGCTGGAATAAGTCTCGATCGCCCGACAGAATTTTGACTCGAAAGCCTTCAGCACTGGCCCGACGCGCAATTGTGCCAATCACATCATCCGCTTCATAGCCTGGAGCGGTGACAATGGGAAGCTGGAGCGCTGCCAGCAATTCCTGAAGGTTCTTCAAATCGGGAATAAAATCCTCGGGGGTTTCCGGTCTGCCGGCTTTGTAGGTTTCGTCGGCTTCGTGGCGATAAGTAGGACCACCTAAATCGAAGGCAATCATGACATGTTCAGGGCGTTCTGCTTCCAACGTATCCAAAAGGGCTTTGAGAAAGCCGTAGGAAACACTAGTAGGAATGCCAGTCTTGGTTCGCAGTCCCCCTTCTCGACCTTTGGCATACGCGAAATAGGCCCGAAAGGCAAGGGAATGCCCATCGATCAACAAAATTTTTGGAGAGGTTGGGGTCGGGGACATAGGCAAGGAGAATGAGTCGGTTGCCATCACTGACAGTATGTCTAACTGGCAGCATTGGCTCGTCAATTGACGATAGCCGTTGACAGGCAGTATTGACTATTGACTATAGAGACACAAAATTTCCGTCTCTGCAACTCAGTGTCCTTGACCTGATGATTCCCTTGATCACGAGATGACCTACATGAGATGACCTAGATGCGTCCTACGACTGCTTGGGTTTAGGTTCAAGCAGCTTGGCTGGAATGCCAACCGCCGTATAGCCGGCCGGGATATCTTTGACGACGACTGCATTGGCCCCGATCGCAGCATCATCACCAATGGTCACATCCCCTAAAATTTTAGCTCCGGCCCCAACATTGACTCGGTTTCCCAACTTGGGGGCGTCTAAGGGGCGATCGAGATAACGATTTCCCAACGTCACCCCTTGCCGAATGATGCAATCATCGCCAATGATGCAATGCCCATGAATAATAATCGCTCCCTGATGTTCAATCACTACGCGCCGCCCCAGTTGCACCGTATAGGGCAGATCGATGCCGTAGGTATTGCGAACCTTGCGATACAACATGCGATAAAACACGCTGAACGGAGCGCGTAGAAGCTTGGGTTCAAGGGTCATCCGCCATACGCCAAATCGTTGAATCGCAACGGCCCGAAATCCTGGCTTTGTCCAATCGCGACCGTGGGCTTCCCAGTCTTCCTTAATTTGTTGCCATAGACCCAGCGAACCTGGCTGCGTTGCGGTAGAACTATTAGAATTCGCAGAGGATTCCGAGTTGCTAGTGTCAGGTGCGATGGCAACCTGTCCATTGTCACGAGTGTTGAGAGGACTCAAATTTCTACCCCCTTTACAAGTACGCTATTGCGCAGGAAATCGATCAAGAAATTGGGTGGATCTTCATCGGGCTTGCGTTGAATGGCTCGCCGCAATCGCCACAGGCTAAAGCTAAATGTCCAAACAATTTCGGTCAGTAGTGCATACCACCAGCCATAGTTTTTAACAAAAAACCGTCGCCGCGAATCAAACCAATAGGTGGGACGACGTTTAGGTTTAATTTTAGTATCGGTTACACCGGAACTTTGCCCGACATAATGAATGACTCGGCTCTCGGGAACATACCAGCACGGCCATCCCGCCCGGTTGGCAGCCAGACAAAAATCAACTTCCTCGTAATAGAGAAAGTATTTTTCATCCATTAAACCCACATCATCAAACACTTGGCGGCGAATAATCATACTGGCCCCCGCCACCCAATCGGTTTGACAAGGCACGTCAGACACCGGAGGGGCTACAATCCAACGGGATAACAGCTTAGTCACAATGCCAAGCCGCAAGCCACCGTCCAACTCAGCTAAAAGATTGGGAAACCGAAACGCCGATCGCTGTGGGGTGCCATCTGGGTCTTCAAGCCGGCTACCGGCAATGCCCACCTCTGGATGCGCATCCATGAATGCGACTAGGGTTTTAACGGCACCTGGATAGACCACCGTATCGGGATTGAGCAGCAGAATATAGTCCGGAGGAGGATCAGTCGCCAAAGCCGGCCGAATCGCAGCATTGTTACCAGCGGCATAGCCGCCATTGTGATCAAGGGGCATAAAAGATACCCAATCACCCCAGTTTTCAGTCGCAATTGCCCGTTGAATTCGTTCGACTGAGCCATCATTAGAGGCATTATCCACTACTACTACCTGGGTATTGGGTAAAGCTGCCACTTCATCCACAAGCGATCGCAAACAATCAACGGTAAGATCAGGCGTTCGGTAGTTGAGAATTATGATTGTCAGACGAGGTGCACCTAACTTAATAACGTCAGTCATAGGGATGTCGTTGAGAAATTGTGATTTTCCTGGAGACAAGAACATTGTTCAATTTAGACAGGTTGCCCTCTTTAACCACACTAGTCACGATCCCTGAGAAAGATTGTGAAAGCTTGGGCAGTACTCTAATAAGTTATACAAAGATTTGAAAAAGAAATTGCTTTGAGTTGATTAAAAGCAGTGAGAGAGCGGCAATTTCTATCCCTTATGGCAAATTCTTGTGATAGCGTGGAACGATAATTCCACAGTTACTGTACAGGTAATATTTGGGATCTACCAATGAGTGCTATCACAGGGTGTCCGGATTGTTCTGGTTCAGAAAAGAACTAGAACATAGTTAGGGAACGATGTATCGGTTTATTTATACAATCTCCCATCTACCCTTCTCTACCCATGAACTTTGTTCAGTCAAGATCGTCAATCGAATCGAGCTTTGAAGTTAGTTAGCCCAGAGTGCTTCATTAGAGATGATAAGAACTATAGTGAAAGTTCGACCTGCTCGGTTGTATAGAGTGCAACAGAGCGTTGCTTCCTCTAAACGGGGTGGGATTGCTCAATTACCTATTCGATCGGTTTCGTCAACAGCGGGGTTGGTGCTTTCAACCTTGGCAACCATGGCTTATGCGCCTGCAAGTTTGGCGCAAGTTCCCGCGTCTGATCCATTGATTCCAATTAGTCCAACTGAAACGCCGATCGATATTCCCGTAGAATCGACACCTCGACCTAATACCCTCACAGAGCCACCAGGAGAAGGAGCGATTCAGGTGCCTGAGATTGTGCCGATTCCACCACGTTCGGTTCCCATAGAACCCCTGGCACCACTACCAGGTTCAGTGTTTGACTCTCCAGTGCGGGAAGAAGACACATATTTGTTGGGTCCGGGCGATCGCATTGTGGTAGATATTTTTGATGTGCCCGAATTCAGTGGTGAAAACGGCACATATACGGTTCTTGTCGATGGTACAGTAACGTTTCCGTGGATCGGGCGCATTCGGATGCAAGGGCTGACACTGGAAGAGGCAGGAGCGCTACTAGAACGAGAGTATGGTGGCAGAGGTCTGATTCTGGAACCCCTAATCTCGGTGAATTTGGCTACGGCTCGATCGCTCAAAGTCAGTGTGGTTGGAGAAGTAAAACGCCCAGGACCTTACGCCATTAGCCCAACTGGAGGAACAGCCGAACCCCTGCTGACGGCTACGGCCGGTGGTGTTGCCGTGGATCAATGGCCCAGTGTGGTAGATGCCATTCAAGCGGCTGGCGGTATTACCCAACTTGCCGACCTCAGAAATGTGCAAATTCGCCGACCGTCGCGCACAGGATCAGAGTCTCTTATTGATGTGAACCTCTGGGAATTATTGCGCAGTGGTAACTTAAATGAAGATATCACGCTACGGGATGGTGATACGTTGGTTATTCCAACCGCCGTTGCCTTAAGCTCGGATGAAGCAATTTTGCTGGGTTCTGCTAATTTTGCACCAGAGACGATCACCATTAATGTGGTTGGAGAGGTGATTTCACCGGGTCCCATCGAAGTTCCTCCTAACATTTCACTGAATCAAGCGATTCAAGCGGCCGGAGGATTCGATCGCCAACGTGCTCGCACCAATCGCGTGGATTTAATTCGACTGAACCCCAACGGCACGGCGGTGCGGCGTCGCATTCAACTCGATTTAGCCGCTGGGATTAATGAAGAAAATAATCCTGCGTTGCAACCGGGTGATACCGTCATTGTTGGGCGATCGGGCATTGTTTCGTTTGCCGATAGTGTGAGTCCTATCACAGGTACGATCGATAGCATTTTAGGGGTTTTCGATATCTTTACCGATTTATTTGACTAAGACTCACCCTGAGCCGACAAGGTAGGGATTGCGTCTTTGCATCTCTCGGCTAATTATCTAGACTTAGTGTTTTAACAAACAATCAGTGGTGTAGCTACAACGTCCAGTTTTGTGTCCAATTTTGTCAAAACCCTCCAACCAGCAAGCAGTTTATCGGTGGTTTAATCCAGCATACCAACGGCTCATTTGTTAGGGGTGAATAACTTAAGATACGTAGAGGTCAACATGGAGACAGAGCAAACATCCCAAGCTTTGACATCTAGTGTACGGAATCGGTCACTAATTCAACCGTCAGTTGTAGATTCTGATGAGGTTGACAATCAGTCTAATCGCGGATTAAATCTACGCTCCCTTGGCAGAACGGTTCAACGCCAGGCCCTTCTCATTGCTGGTGTTGCAACTCTGGTAGCCGTTGGTGCAAGCTACCTAGCAATGCAGGAAGCGCCCGTATATGAAGGGGATTTTCGCATCTTGGCAGAACCCGTTACCAATGTGGCGCGGGCCGTCGATCCATTCCTGGTCAGCCGTGGACGGGATGATTTGCCCGGACGAGATGCCTTTTCGCTGGACTACACGACGCAAATCCAGATTTTGCTGAGTCCAGGCATGTTAAATGACATTGTTCAAGAAGTCCAGACTCAATATCCCAACTTCAGCTTCGAGGATTTACAACGGGGGTTAGAGGTTCAACGATTAGCCGTAGAGGGGTCTACCGATCCGACTCGCATCATTCAAGTTACCTACGCTGGTGAAGATCCGGGTCTGGTTCAAAAGGTCTTGCGAGTCACCGCCGATCGCTATTTGCAGTACAGTCTAGAGGATCGGAAAACGCGCACGGGCGAAGGCATCAAATTCCTAGAAGATCAGCTACCAGCGCTGGAGCAACGAGTGAGCCAAATCCAGGATGAAATTCAACAACTGCAACAGCAGAATGACTTGATCGATCCCGATCTTCAGGGCGATCAACTTTCGACGCAGTTGAATGACATCACGACCTTGGCATTGGCTACCGATCGCGAGCTTCAAGAGCAACAGCAGTTGTATTCAAACTTACAGCAGCAAGTAAGGCTGAATCCAGAACAAGCGGTGGCAGCTTCTGCGTTAAGCGAAGATCCTAATTATCAGGCGTTGCAAACTCAGTTGGTGGAATTGCAAGGGCAAATTGCCGTTGAATCAGCCCGGTTTGGAAGCAACAGTCCGGTGCTGCGATCGCTGGAGGCCCGTCGAGCAAATATCGAAGCGCTGCTTGCGTCTCGGGCCGAAGCGGTTGTTGGTCCTGGCAACACAGGTAATCCGCAAGTCCAAGCGTTTCAAAACTCTGTTCGCCTTGACTTGATTGGGCAACTGATCACTGCCCGCAACCAAATTCAGGTTCTTGAGGTACGGAAGCGGGAAATTGAGCAGGCAAGACGACAGTATCAGCAGCAGTTCCAGCGATTTCCAGAAGTGGCTCGCCGTTACAGCGACCTGACACGAGAACTAGAGATTTCGGTAGAAACTCTTGATCGGCTGCGAACTCAGTTGGAAACGCTCCGAGTAGATGCGGCTCAAACTGAAGTTCCTTGGGAATTGATTTCTGAACCCTTGATTCCCCGCGATTCTCAAGGCGATCCAATTCCTGAACCCTCTAAAGCTTCACGAATTGTGATTGCAGGAGCCGCCCTGGGTCTGATTTTAGGGGCGTTGCTGGCGCTGCTGTTAGAACGCTATCGCAACGTGTTCTACACAGTGGATGACATTTACGAGTCAATTCCGTTACCGCTGGCTGGAGTGATTCCCTTCTCAAGAGGGGCAAAGCAGTCCTTTGATTTTCCATCTGCCTTTAGCGCCGAAGATATTGATGATAGTCGGTTAGGAACGGCTTCGTTCCGAGAGGCATTCACGGATCTCTATTCCAATATTCGGTTGGCCGAACCGCCCGTCCGATCGCTGATGATCTGCTCGGCCGAACCTGGTGATGGCAAAACCACGATCGCGCTTTACCTGGCTCAAACAGCAGCCGGGGCTGGGCAAAAGGTGCTGCTCGTTGACACGAACCTGCGGCTACCTCAAGTTCACCATCGATTAGATCTACCGAATACGCGCGGCTTGAGCGGTCTTCTGTCTGCTGATCACAAGCTAGAGGGCTTTATTCAACAATCGTCTCTGGCTGATACGCTCTATGTGTTAACTGCTGGCCCTTCCATTCCGGGTTCTGCCAGACTGCTAGGCTCCGATCGCATGAAACAATTGATGGAGAAATTTGAGAACGAGTACGATTTGGTCATTTACGACACCCCTCACCTCTATGGTCTGACCGACGCCAGCTTCCTGACCACCCAGGTTGACGAGATTTTGATGGTAGTTGCCACCAACAAAACCAATCGAACCGTTGTCGATCAGGTGCTCAACAAACTCACAACCGTTCGACCGACGGGTGTTAGCGTCGTTGCCAATTACCTCAAGGAAAATAATGCGAGTGGACCCTACACTCGCTATAATCCGCCGGGTGGACGACCACGCCGAGACGTGCAAATTGAAAGGGTGTGACTTGAACGCAACCACCGATTCAGACAGTTGAGGACAATCCGAGAA
This genomic interval carries:
- a CDS encoding polysaccharide biosynthesis/export family protein, with translation MKVRPARLYRVQQSVASSKRGGIAQLPIRSVSSTAGLVLSTLATMAYAPASLAQVPASDPLIPISPTETPIDIPVESTPRPNTLTEPPGEGAIQVPEIVPIPPRSVPIEPLAPLPGSVFDSPVREEDTYLLGPGDRIVVDIFDVPEFSGENGTYTVLVDGTVTFPWIGRIRMQGLTLEEAGALLEREYGGRGLILEPLISVNLATARSLKVSVVGEVKRPGPYAISPTGGTAEPLLTATAGGVAVDQWPSVVDAIQAAGGITQLADLRNVQIRRPSRTGSESLIDVNLWELLRSGNLNEDITLRDGDTLVIPTAVALSSDEAILLGSANFAPETITINVVGEVISPGPIEVPPNISLNQAIQAAGGFDRQRARTNRVDLIRLNPNGTAVRRRIQLDLAAGINEENNPALQPGDTVIVGRSGIVSFADSVSPITGTIDSILGVFDIFTDLFD
- the rpoD gene encoding RNA polymerase sigma factor RpoD gives rise to the protein MTQANDVLETIDPSESDFEGLLIDEGDDRDDIFDAQPDEEDGKEGKGSSRRRTQAKKKHYTEDSIRLYLQEIGRIRLLRADEEIELARKIADLLELERVRDRLCERLERSPQDLEKELELWANEVNQPLPKFRRRLHEGRRAKEKMVQSNLRLVVSIAKKYMNRGLSFQDLIQEGSLGLIRAAEKFDHEKGYKFSTYATWWIRQAITRAIADQSRTIRLPVHLYETISRIKKTTKLLSQEMGRKPTEEEIATRMEMTIEKLRFIAKSAQLPISLETPIGKEEDSRLGDFIESDGETPEDQVSKNLLREDLESVLGTLSPRERDVLRLRYGLDDGRMKTLEEIGQIFNVTRERIRQIEAKALRKLRHPNRNSVLKEYIR
- the polA gene encoding DNA polymerase I: MSPTPTSPKILLIDGHSLAFRAYFAYAKGREGGLRTKTGIPTSVSYGFLKALLDTLEAERPEHVMIAFDLGGPTYRHEADETYKAGRPETPEDFIPDLKNLQELLAALQLPIVTAPGYEADDVIGTIARRASAEGFRVKILSGDRDLFQLVDPQQHITVLYLSTTFGKGTPPPKEFGLEQVKQKMGILPSQVVDYKALCGDPSDNIPGVKGIGDKTAVQLLNTYGSLEHVYASLDQIKGAVRKRLEEGKESALHSQYMAQIHLDVPVILSLDDFKLKGFDVEALAPLLEKLEFRQFASRINHIQQLLGGKLMEEESSSDDSTRTDSNQAVEFDVDDDLDFFTAEETEASQRATTATILPQIVDSPEKLTALVNTLVTHKDTSNPVAWDTETTALEPRDAELVGIGCCWGTGRSDMAYIPINHREGTNLDKGLVLDALRPILESADYPKVLQNAKFDRLVLRCQGITLRGVVFDTMLASYVLNPENSHNLGDLGLKYLNLLSQSYENLVPKGKTIADLDVQSVANYCGMDAYVAFQLVPKLRSELQAIPHLYELLLDIEQPLEPVLAEMEYTGIRVDRTYLQQFSKRLEQDLHTIEQQAYEAAGDKFSLGSPKQLAELLFEKLGLDRKLSRKTKTGYSTDAATLEKLQNRLEAEIETLKQSNQSDALTEKQRQYTVVSSVIEHRTLSKLKSTYVDALPNLIRSDTQRVHTDFNQAITTTGRLSSSNPNLQNIPIRTAFSRQIRAAFIPEPNWLIVAADYSQIELRILAHLSQEPVLLETYKNNQDIHALTARLLFQKDEITPEERRLAKVINFGVIYGMGAQRFARESGSSTSEAKVFIERFNQEYSNVFAYLQQMQREAIGNGYVTTIKGRRRYFNFASNNLKSLRGKNPNDIDLSKIKFRDQYDAQLLRAAANAPIQGSSADIIKIAMVKLHELLKSYRAHLLLQVHDELVFEVHPEDWQQLQPHIKDTMESAVDLSVPLKVEVRAGENWMEAK
- a CDS encoding serine O-acetyltransferase, with the translated sequence MGLWQQIKEDWEAHGRDWTKPGFRAVAIQRFGVWRMTLEPKLLRAPFSVFYRMLYRKVRNTYGIDLPYTVQLGRRVVIEHQGAIIIHGHCIIGDDCIIRQGVTLGNRYLDRPLDAPKLGNRVNVGAGAKILGDVTIGDDAAIGANAVVVKDIPAGYTAVGIPAKLLEPKPKQS
- a CDS encoding TIGR02450 family Trp-rich protein; translated protein: MSKKQKFPHLVGSKWTAQQPTWGWRHFQVMNRKNQGQWVFAELVAACDPSVRFWINAQQLKKRSLWQAGWQPLHEMQTSSSVSSVPISGAVTESITESTSC
- a CDS encoding glycosyltransferase family 2 protein is translated as MTDVIKLGAPRLTIIILNYRTPDLTVDCLRSLVDEVAALPNTQVVVVDNASNDGSVERIQRAIATENWGDWVSFMPLDHNGGYAAGNNAAIRPALATDPPPDYILLLNPDTVVYPGAVKTLVAFMDAHPEVGIAGSRLEDPDGTPQRSAFRFPNLLAELDGGLRLGIVTKLLSRWIVAPPVSDVPCQTDWVAGASMIIRRQVFDDVGLMDEKYFLYYEEVDFCLAANRAGWPCWYVPESRVIHYVGQSSGVTDTKIKPKRRPTYWFDSRRRFFVKNYGWWYALLTEIVWTFSFSLWRLRRAIQRKPDEDPPNFLIDFLRNSVLVKGVEI
- a CDS encoding GumC family protein → METEQTSQALTSSVRNRSLIQPSVVDSDEVDNQSNRGLNLRSLGRTVQRQALLIAGVATLVAVGASYLAMQEAPVYEGDFRILAEPVTNVARAVDPFLVSRGRDDLPGRDAFSLDYTTQIQILLSPGMLNDIVQEVQTQYPNFSFEDLQRGLEVQRLAVEGSTDPTRIIQVTYAGEDPGLVQKVLRVTADRYLQYSLEDRKTRTGEGIKFLEDQLPALEQRVSQIQDEIQQLQQQNDLIDPDLQGDQLSTQLNDITTLALATDRELQEQQQLYSNLQQQVRLNPEQAVAASALSEDPNYQALQTQLVELQGQIAVESARFGSNSPVLRSLEARRANIEALLASRAEAVVGPGNTGNPQVQAFQNSVRLDLIGQLITARNQIQVLEVRKREIEQARRQYQQQFQRFPEVARRYSDLTRELEISVETLDRLRTQLETLRVDAAQTEVPWELISEPLIPRDSQGDPIPEPSKASRIVIAGAALGLILGALLALLLERYRNVFYTVDDIYESIPLPLAGVIPFSRGAKQSFDFPSAFSAEDIDDSRLGTASFREAFTDLYSNIRLAEPPVRSLMICSAEPGDGKTTIALYLAQTAAGAGQKVLLVDTNLRLPQVHHRLDLPNTRGLSGLLSADHKLEGFIQQSSLADTLYVLTAGPSIPGSARLLGSDRMKQLMEKFENEYDLVIYDTPHLYGLTDASFLTTQVDEILMVVATNKTNRTVVDQVLNKLTTVRPTGVSVVANYLKENNASGPYTRYNPPGGRPRRDVQIERV